The DNA region AACAACTTATAAGAGCTCGATGGTCGAGACCATTTTTAGACTCTACTGATCTCCTTTAGATGAAGAGCTCAATAAATAGATTTAGATAAATACTTATACATGCGATTTTTCTATgctaaattatattttatagcCAAACAAATCATATCGAAAAAATTGTAAGTGCAAGTAGACCTGGCtccaccgtcaccaaaatttttgaatccctcaactcattcctcaactcaagtcctttaaagaaaagtgcataaacctgaggtcaaacctcagatttaaggctgagtattgacttgagaAAAGTTGTTGACGACGGAGCCTGATGAGGACCACCTAGCTTCCCTGAGTACCTGTTCCACTCCTTTGTACAGAGAAAAAGGAAAGGAtgaaatggttaaaaaaatcGATGTACTGataacagtttaaaacatgaatcaataaaaaaaaattaaattcaaatttacacgtatgttatttcatttcaaaaaattaaaaacgttaCCGTCACATTACATCGGCTAAAGCGTAGATATTTTTGATTCAGTCTACTGAAACTGCTatgtcaaattaaataaatagttaGGCACACTCGTATAGGGTGATAAATACTTTGAGAAACAGTACGtgcatataatattttaaatatacatatattaacctAATAAATGACGTCAACATGCTTTTGACTAAACGGCaacaaaaaattgttatatGTACAAAAGCTTGCACAAAATCTATGAGCATATTGATGAGATGTTATTATGCTGTGAAGTGCATCGTTGGAAACCCATGGTCAGTGTCGCATGCGCTTACTGACTGTTGGCCAACTCTTCGATCTTTTCtcgttttcatgaatatttaaataatctcaGTCATCCAATGAAACGGCAAAATTTATCTGAATAGGGAGAGGATTATTCACGAGAACGAGGAAAAATCAGCGAGTTAGTCCTCGGTCAGTGAGCATATTTCAAGACTGACGATAGGTTTCGGACGTTGTAACTATTTCTACAATTATATCATCATCAAGACTTTCACTTTTTCATCATCTCCAATATGTTTCACATGGTAAGGCGTTTTAGGCAGAAGTGCGTGTTGAACCACAGAACAAATCGAGATTTATTTCCCCTTCACTATTGTCTTTTATTCTGTGATTCAATTTCCGTGTATGTGAAATATTCTATACAACATGGATAAATGTTCATAATAAACAAAACGAGAAAAGGGTTTTTACCTGTCCAGAGCACCATACACAACAGCAGGAGAGTAAACTTGCCATTCTTAAAGAGCGACAAGTCTACCGTTCCTCCCAGCTTCTGTAGACACGAGCAGCAGGAAGCGGCCTTGACCTCACTGACCTCTATTTCAAAGTCAGACAACTCCTCAGTGTTGTTACTATCACTTAAGTCTGAGCTAGACACACTTTTGGGGATGTTTCTGACGCTTCCACTGTAATAGATGTCTTTTCGAGACAGAGGGTTAAACGGCTTTAGCACACTAGGttgttgaaaattcaaattgtcTATTCGGTTTAACGCATGGGCGCTCGAGTACATTCGTTTGGGTTTTCGGTAAGAAGTGTTTTCAATAAATGAGTAACATGCAGGGGTCCTTCTATCCAAGGCTGAGGTAGAGTTAAATACAACAGACCCGTTTCTTGGTCCGTCAAATCCTCCATACAAATCTTTACTTTTTGTGCTCAAGTCAGTGGACGAAGATTTGTTCGAATCCAAACAATGCACACAGTCGTACAGTTTGCTTTCCTTCGCGTTTCGTTGATTCTGTTTCACGGCCTCATTCGATAAAGGTCTGAATAAAGCAGCACAGACGACACAATTCAAAATAATTCCAGCCATAATCAGGACTGTTCCTCGCCAGCTGAATTCATTTAAGAGAGCTTCACAGAGGTAGGCATAGACGAAGGTTCCTACGCCGGAACCGCTCATGGCGATTCCGGTTGCGAGCGCCCTCTTCCGGGAAAAGTATAAACCCACGACAATGATGCTAGGAATGAACATCATACAAAAACCGATTCCTGAAAGGTAACAAGAAATAAATTGATGTGGACCGACCTAGAAAACTTTGCTCCTTATCAATATTGACCGCCTCAAAATCTACTATAGTAAACCCTCATTTGTCGAAAGTTTCAgtttccaccactttttgcgtTATCATTCATCTTGATAATCaaaaatacctttgtgctcaaactacatGTGTGCATCCAtataaaagtatgaaaaaaatccagataatcTGTTTTGAACcacccctctaccgcttcaggtttaaTAAGATATACAAGATGCACGTATTTATACCAAAAGAATTGGTGTGAAACGCTACTAGAATTTGaatgattgtttttaaatttaatatctgGTTCCTTTTTAGTACTTATTTAGACCGCATTACTGAAAGGTCTCCGTACTAAGAACTTTTGATATATGTGTCAGCAGCCTTGAACAGTACTATCTCTGATCATATAGGAGCTTGTAAACGGGTCGCGATGTCAAAGATGATTTGTGTTATCCGAGTTATCAGATTACCTCCAACAATCCCGTACGTTATAATCAGGACCTCGACACTTTGTGCGAACGTGCTGATGACAAAGCCGCAGGAGGCTACCAGGGCACCACACAATGTCACTTGACGGATGGTGAATCTGTCCAATAACCAGCCAACAAAAGGACCTGTAAAccaataggaatatatatatatatatatatatatatatatatatatatatatatatatatatatatatatatatatatatatatatatatatatatatatatatatattttggatatttattacaatacataaatttcctatcttgaaaaacCAAGGAAGAGTTATCCATACATTAGGAGTTCCCTATACTAGTACAACAGCTTGTATTGtttgataaattatcaaaaattaaaattcaatatgcacatctctaatATATTTACAACTGATCTGCACAACAACAGTTTCGTATCTTTTAATCGTATCttttaaagaatgatttaagaaattatacggataactcctcctacaattttcaagataagaagttgttgttttgcagatcaattttacatgtatcagagaagtgcatatttttatattttacaaaaaaaaattaagtaatatacacatttctgatatatgtacaattgatctgcaaaacaacaactttttATCCTGAAaattgtaggaggagttatccgtataATTtctttggaaaacccggttaaaaactcTAATATGTGTGAAAGGCAATCTAAACTGGGTCATGGCCTGATACTGTAGTCACACGTGCATGGTTGCCGATAAAGACATTCCACAGTTTGCTTAGtcagtgcatttttttttcgttgGAGTACTATAACTATCATCTTTGAAAGTCTGATtagtatgataaaaaaaacatccaGGTCATTACAGCAACTTTCTGCTCTAAATACATAATATGTCATCTCTTATAAGAGATTTTTAATTTGGTGTATCACCTCACCTTACATTACCAGTATttaagacatgtaatatatattagcttataaaatttatacatatcaaaataaaacacgTGAAATATTTCGATCAATGTAAACACCTTGCCACTctgtataacaaataatatgTACTAGTTTTAAGAATAATTTGGGGCATAgagatttacatgtactttatgtATACATGCCCAACCTCTAAAATTGTTACCACGCTGTTTGATACATCCCTAAATGTCCTAGAGTTTAGTGACGTATCGGCGACAATCAGTGTATTTTCAAAGGTTAGGACCTATCACTAGCTGTTCATGCTACTTGATCAGTGGCGACGTGAACAATAATAATGACGCCCGCAGAATAAGGTTTCGAAGTCGGAGCTACATTCTGCTGACTCGTACCGACGGACGTTTCTGTCAAACAGCAAATCTCTTGTTGTGTTTGTTAACCATATTTGCATGCataaatgcatataaaaaatgcatataaaagcaaggtacatgtaaatgtgtttGGCAAATTTTAAACTACATGCTATGACAAAACACCCTCTCACAAGCACCGGTAAATGTCCATCCTAGGTTTGAGCACATATACATGCTCTTTTGGAAGCTATATTACGCAGTGTACTGTTTAATCTGGAGCCAAAATGGACTTGTTGTTTTTGGTGAGCTTTTTATTTGTCATAtacaggcttggggcgaattacattgtaaagtaatgcattacattaccattacttcatgaatttgggcattaaattaccattaccattacttgattttcttgaagtaatgcattacattaccatcacatgagtaaagtaatgcattaccattaccattacttttttttaaaaagtaaagctaataaagagtttttgcaaatgtttcaaatatacaacactctttaacatatctacagcttcatgctcagtatcaggttcaaattcaatgaataaacaagagtcattctttatttgctcaatatataatcatattgtggcaatatgaacaacatattacatattaagtaaaattatatttatagacatttggcatgatacaatatcagatatgaaatagagacacaggatgacatgcgtaacaaaaaacaatttatgaaataatgttgcggtttttaaaagctaaatatagatatatccccagattacacaaatctttataattttggacacttaactttattaatttataaacagatgattttcctagttatatttcttaatatattttaatcgtatttctaaaggacactttaagacaaaagattgctgttgcacttatgatcgaagtttcaaagggttcatcttttaaatgcatccatcttccgggctatactaaataaatgttttgcaggagcagtcaaagcttgggctggaaaatactgtttgacgatctttatcttaagatatattaagtgcaataatagattaaatacataaatcttgtattttctatcagtccaaactgatgtacagtgtaattaatatacaagagagagagagagagagagagagagagagagagagagagagagaagagagagaaagagagagaaaataagtaagattattttcaaatgggttataatattggaagtgatattgatattgacatagcgaagggaagggtattggggtgtttagcacttcttataacaatagattgttttgatacttagattatcctgggggcatagtgtgttgttgacacatttcttattgaagtgcaaactaattggagtaatttgtttaaatgattaaaaactcttaataacaacactcttaaaaatgttatgaaattgtgctgttatctttagtaatataaacaattcaaaaatgaattttaaaaaaccttttttaagtaaaacatgtccaattaaaacatttttctcttaattagaattatttctttcttctttaaaaataaatttaatcaaattaaatttcaactattcatttattcttcacattttttaaagtgaacatgcataaatatgcatagtaatgcaaagtaatgccatgtaatgccagcattacactagattttggaaagtaatgcattacattagcattacttgtaatgctaattttgaggcattacacattactagcattactttgaaaacatgtaatgcattgcaatgcattaccattacatttagcattaccccaagcctggtcATATACAAACCTCAAGTTGAGGTCAAGTGACATCAGTAAACAGAAGGGGGTCTCTAAGTAGCCCTGTCACTTGGTACCTACTCGACTAGACACCAAAGTAGATACACAGTCCAATTTATGGCGCATTAGATCTCTAAATGTACCTTCAGCTATTCATTTTCTGAGTTTGTTGATAATAAAGGGTGATTGTGTTACACAAGCaatgtaatttaaatttccAAGAAcgtactgggtttttttttactgtatatctCAATAGCTACATAATTGTAGCTATATGAGAAAATTCGGATGGACAGACTGACGCTCCCCTCTCTCTAGAGCTAAAGTTCTATAGAGCCAGTATCTTAATAGTTATTATTCACATCTCTTATCTTATTTTGCGCCTGCTTTTTTCGAGGACGAGGGTACTGGTTTGAACACTCTGGgcatatatattattgtttatcCTAATTTACTGAACACGAGCTTCGAATAAAAGTAGAATTTACTTTTACACTTTCAAAttcagatgtttttttttttcattttcatacagCAGAAGCATTAAGTGCAGGCTTATTTTGTGTGGTTCAATCGCAGAGGCTCGTCACGATCTATTTGTCgattacatataatacatgtaataaacatcttttttgtacataaaaattgataaaaattaaattttaaaactaaataaattaattaaatcaacGTTATAAATTggtatacatatgtacatattggATATAAAGGGGTAAATACTTGAAATGTGTTTCGCACTTCAAAAAGAGTAAAGTACATGCAACCCCATCTAATAATCGCGTGACAACTTTTGTCTGCACATATTATTAGGGCTGAACGAGGTGAAGAGGAAAATAAGCAACATTAGTTATACATATGTATCGAACTTTTCTAGTGCGTATTAAATGATAACAAATCTGACAGTTCAGAATCTGGTCACTTCAcaacaataacattttcaacTCCTACAGGAATGACGGAATTATCTACTCGCCAAGCTTTATGAATACATTTCAGTGTCAACTTGCTGCGCCCACTAATTCTACAAATCAGTTTTACTCTTATGATAACATTCCTGGTTTTATGAATTAGAATTTCGtgtatcttataaaattctttctaCAGCTCAGCTAACACTTCCACTTGTATTGTTCACATCCGGAGCATGTAAACTGGTCTTGTTTATCTTCCCCCGCGGTCCCGTGAGGTGGCAGGCAATGACTATTgtaatttcttttgaaatcGTGTACTACTTGGCCCCttctatattctttaaaatttgtaccATTTTCAAAACGCTAAGCTTGGGGTCCTGTGGGCAATACTGCACGTGTATTGCACGATCATTTTGTGGAAATAAGCTAATCGGATGGGAAACGCgccaatttataaaaaaataagacttgaatttattttttctttaagatacatgtaggaGACCCATGAGAGCCTAATCATATTGTTAATTCACAAGACAGTATGTCATAAAATTTCTATACACCCTCTTATCTAAATTCCTCCGattcaaatattgattttgtCCTCAAAATTCAGAGGCGCTACCTCTATGACAATTAAGAGGCTGTTAACAGCATTGAGGTGAAACAGGTTTATAACTggtagttgttttttttagtcCAATATAACTTGTATACAAAGACACTTAAGGTGTCCTACTCGTCACGTTTTGATTTTATTGCGCGTATCATCattatactagtatttgaaatgagtatgattttatttacattgtatttaatcAGCAAAGaaagattattatttcatgATTACATAgtattcaaagagaaaatcaatttgaattcAATGGACAAAGTTTGGGGAAAACTATGTTTTCGTGCGGAAGTTTGctagacgaaaatgacagaaatcaagcaattttatgaaatttcaatatttttttttattataccttATTCATTAACACACTTTTAACATTCGATAGGTTTGGAACACATTCTACAGGTTCTGTGTCACATGTACTGAATTAAATGTTGAGATTGTGATAGACTTtttgcataaaatcatgcaatgCAAAGAAAAAGTCTGGAatttaagccaaattttgcaGGGATTTTTCCTATGATGTCCTCTgtctaaaatatgacatcacTGAACCCCATGTTTTATAATGTCAAAATAATAGTGAATACACATCTAGGTAAACATGATTAGTTCTATAGAattattgatattcaaaaagcttttatctaaagctgcttggtccgatttttttttgttattacagtatcaaatctttttccatacaaatcatttattttagaaagttatggactttctcctatttacaccagcagaatcagtctcctttcaaagttagaaatattcaaagtaaataaaaataatttctttttgggcaaacgaaaaaaacaaaccaaaatgcatcatgggaatGTTAAGAAAATGGAAACGCtgggtttcgtcccccgaatgattggggttattcaacccgcatgatatgcatcgattgtaaagagagcagacttcagaaatattagcgaacaaaacgtacacatgtttatttgtaatttgtctgatcatttcgacctttattttaaagcgatgtcaaagtcgtgatataaccatacccgtctcgtcgtcaggggtgaaatttaacatgaggcgaaatgaCGCGGTACCTATTaatgttgtttgttttgttagcaaattttgtatgtatttttcttcattgaaatatgaCATAATTGACTggaaaaactactgcaatgcctattattatacatatactaagcatagccatcgtttaaaagcgtgcataaaatatgatataaaatcggaccaagcatgcagctttaaaatcaaaattgcaactattaatttctattttaagtgcaaaaaggtcatgaaaaaaaatttaagcagctttatacataatattttcGTAATCCAACCGGGCTGAAATTGCAGTtcaggtgcaaaaaggtcaaattaagctTGCTTTGATTCAAAGGGATGaatactgcccccccccccccccccattttctttgtatttttaagtatattttgtctaaagattttaatgatatacttctcaagaaattctttAATTAACAACACTGAGGAGAGAGATACCTTAAAACGAAGAGCAAAAACTTTCACCAATAATATTACATCTACTGATGTGAAACGGGtcaaatataatattattacaatTTGACAGACTGAAGTATGCATTAGCATAATGTCATGAATGCCGCGAAATTGCGATAATATATGTTTGTTTCCATCAGGTACAAAGTTTATCCTTATAATAGGGATATTCTCAAAATGTTAGTGCGAGTGTGCCACATTTGCgaacagaaaaaataatttcacacTCTGTGACATGGGTTTCATAGATATCAAactttgatattacatgtagattccACAAAACTCATTAGATTAAAGACATACACCGCCACAAATCctgtgatatatttacattttctaacCTTACCGAGAATCATACTCAGGCCGAGCAGGACGGACCCAATCCAGGAGGTCTTAGCCTTGGACTCGCCAAAATACTCGAGGAGTGTGAGTAGCATCACTCCAAAGGAAAACATGGTGCCGTCCAGGATGAAATTGATGACAAAACTGCCGAGGCAGACCAACCATCCCCAGCCGCCATCGGGGGCAGCGGTATCTGTCGTCTGCTGCGAATGCGTGCTATTTGTCTCTGACGAATTCTGGGAATCTTTCTGATTTTTCTCCATTTCAATAAACTTCAGGACGTCATTCATGCGTTTTAGAccatcttcttttaaaaaagaaatgaacggattatttaattaaatgatatattgctaattgatgaaataaaacttaaaactaaAGTTGAACTACAAAATGTTAGTTTCCTACTTTCATACGATTACAGTACAGAGTCTGGTTCATCTATTCGTTGTTCAGAAGATATAAAAGTGTGTGTATGAGGGTGATACAGATGAAGGAAACTGGTACAGTGCGCGTAAACCTTACAGTGTGAATGACAAGAGATCTTGCATTCTCTTCCGATTACCACGTGGCTTTTGCGTGTTGACCTACTTCGTTAATTATTGGCGTTTCGCGATGACCACTAAACTAGGCCGATGCCTTTGTTTCAGAATCTGGAAATTAGCGGGCCATATAAAAAAACGGTAcaactttaatttctttattaaagaATATGAAGAATAAATTTCCCCAGCATGTATCAAATGTACACTTAGTATGATTGAAAGTCTGAATTAAAAAAGAGATTATCTGAACATTAAAGTAGGATCCcaccatttttttaataattttggaCAATTGTCTTGAATTATGTATGCATCCGaaattcatattaaatttacttaaaatattttgaaaaatttacttgtaaaaaaatcataaaacacCCATAGGTTAATCTCTCAACTCTAAAGCGTGTTTCTTCATGAAATGTGTTTCTCTCCGCATTTTAATCGATAAACTGATGGCTGACAATAAATTTGACAGATGATGACTCCGAACTGTGAGCGCGACATGAAATTTATTAAACACACTTACCACAGTCTGTGCGCCCTTCGGAGTGGTGCAAGTCTTCGCCAAATTTGTCAATCGCCATGACAATAGGGAATAAGAATGAGAAATGCGACCGTTTTGCTCAGAGATGAACCACGTTCTGTTCGATGAGCAAAGTGCACGGTGCGATCAGCTGTTTGTATGTAAACATAGCGTGCCACTTAAGGGGCGGTCTCAAAATACATGTGTATCGTCAATTTCGTTCAAAACGGGTTAGGTCATGTCGGGTGAAACAGGAGAAGATCTTACACGTAAAACCAAGGTCAACAATATATTATTCGTCTTACAGAGATGAAACCGATTTATGGCATTCTAATCTCGAAGTAACATCAAAgtgtgatttcttttttaaaaattgcttattGATTAATGAGGAAATAATTGCCATATGCTATAATTACTGTATATAATGCAGTTAGGATTAGCGGTAGTAGctggaaatttatttttaaaatttctgtttgatCTTTGATGAATAACTATCTATCTTAACATAACAAATGGCAAATCCTCCATTGATATCGACTTATATAATCAGAATGCAACCCCGCCtataaataattatcattaatcAATATATTTACCATTCTTAAAAATACGGAGGAGATTTCTAATCCTATTTACAACCGTATATTTTAGGATTtattttctggaaaaaaaatatcaaatgaaaattgtcCCTACCTTAGTGCAAAGATGTCACTAACAACAGAAATGTGCAATCTCTCATCTGCGTGATCCTTATTTATAGCTGACGCAACTCCCCTCTCTCCTAATACGGAGCTTCCAGTCTGCTCCTGAGTTTTCTGGAtaatgcttatacatgtatacttactCGCATCGAAGGAAAGTCAGAGACCTaagataatttgaaataatttttatagctTATTTTTAACGCATCGACGTCtacataaaattaaattgcTTGTTCGTCAAAGCAGTTAAAGTAGAAcgaattaaatataaataagatgGGACGCTTATTCAgtgttttttcttcaaatttttgtGTGAAATTCGTTggtattgtttaaattatacTATAGCAGTAGAT from Crassostrea angulata isolate pt1a10 chromosome 7, ASM2561291v2, whole genome shotgun sequence includes:
- the LOC128191617 gene encoding monocarboxylate transporter 5-like translates to MAIDKFGEDLHHSEGRTDCEDGLKRMNDVLKFIEMEKNQKDSQNSSETNSTHSQQTTDTAAPDGGWGWLVCLGSFVINFILDGTMFSFGVMLLTLLEYFGESKAKTSWIGSVLLGLSMILGPFVGWLLDRFTIRQVTLCGALVASCGFVISTFAQSVEVLIITYGIVGGIGFCMMFIPSIIVVGLYFSRKRALATGIAMSGSGVGTFVYAYLCEALLNEFSWRGTVLIMAGIILNCVVCAALFRPLSNEAVKQNQRNAKESKLYDCVHCLDSNKSSSTDLSTKSKDLYGGFDGPRNGSVVFNSTSALDRRTPACYSFIENTSYRKPKRMYSSAHALNRIDNLNFQQPSVLKPFNPLSRKDIYYSGSVRNIPKSVSSSDLSDSNNTEELSDFEIEVSEVKAASCCSCLQKLGGTVDLSLFKNGKFTLLLLCMVLWTAQSITLTYLPDMAVANGIPRDKSASIISICGITNTIGRILAGFLTDSFHVSSTTIYLVALTVAAGTNFLFPWCYNYLTIALCSGVFGLCMASIVCLRTIVIVEQLGLKRLTSAFSMIAFFQGVAFIINPPLAGFLYDHMNSYLYPFILSGTMYVVAALACATVMLKHCISAKDTSKDNISIVIESEGTSTDESLLNVL